In Asanoa sp. WMMD1127, one genomic interval encodes:
- a CDS encoding winged helix-turn-helix domain-containing protein, which produces MLSLHLFQGRRPARDPLLSGWRRDVAAGLRLSPDRDSVKLLLALNPPQGYFPDFLTPYASRAGLAPALDAIRSTPAAHLRRDLTLLASGNRLPASAGALAHGDKATLIRLTDSMERYRALALAPYWHRIESAVEADRGQRGRAMLADGADGLLASLRPAMRWDGQTLEVRHYPVSRDLYLDGRGLLLVPSFFCARTPVTLVDPELPPVLVYPVDRLGGLDQEPGRHAALAALLGRTRARVLEVVDGGASTTEIAQRLAISAAAASQHTAVLRNAGLLVSRRDGNTMLHTLTPLGRAMLN; this is translated from the coding sequence GTGCTCAGCCTGCATCTGTTCCAGGGCCGGCGGCCAGCGCGGGATCCGTTGCTCAGCGGGTGGCGGCGCGATGTCGCCGCTGGGTTGCGGCTCAGTCCCGACCGCGACAGCGTCAAGCTGTTGTTGGCGCTCAACCCGCCGCAGGGCTATTTCCCGGACTTCCTGACGCCCTACGCCAGCCGGGCCGGGTTGGCGCCCGCGCTCGACGCCATCCGGTCCACGCCGGCCGCCCACCTCCGCCGGGACCTCACGCTGCTGGCCAGCGGTAACCGGCTGCCGGCCAGTGCGGGGGCGCTCGCGCACGGCGACAAGGCCACGCTGATCAGGCTCACCGACTCCATGGAGCGTTACCGCGCCCTCGCGCTCGCTCCCTACTGGCACAGGATCGAGAGCGCTGTCGAGGCCGATCGCGGGCAGCGCGGCCGGGCCATGCTCGCCGACGGCGCCGACGGGCTCCTGGCCAGCCTCCGGCCGGCGATGCGGTGGGACGGCCAGACGCTGGAGGTACGGCACTACCCCGTCAGCCGCGACCTCTACCTCGACGGTCGCGGGCTGCTGCTGGTGCCCTCGTTCTTCTGCGCCCGCACGCCGGTCACCCTGGTCGACCCTGAGCTGCCGCCGGTCCTCGTCTACCCGGTGGACCGGCTCGGCGGCCTCGACCAGGAGCCCGGCCGGCACGCGGCACTCGCCGCCCTGCTCGGGCGCACCCGGGCGCGGGTGCTCGAGGTGGTCGACGGCGGCGCGTCGACCACCGAGATCGCCCAGCGCCTCGCCATCTCGGCCGCCGCCGCAAGCCAGCACACCGCCGTGCTGCGCAACGCCGGTCTGCTCGTCAGCCGCCGCGACGGCAACACCATGCTGCACACCCTGACCCCGCTGGGCCGGGCGATGCTCAACTAG
- a CDS encoding glycosyltransferase family 1 protein produces the protein MTSGPPRVLVDATSVPADRGGVGRYVDGLLGALGKVIGSEVELAVVGLRTDAERYSRMLPAAEVVAAPAAVAHRPARLAWEQTGLPLLAQQVGADVLHSPFYTCPLRAGCPVTVTVHDATFFTEPEHYDKSRRTFFRSAIKTSLRRAHRVIVPSKATRDELIRLLDADPTRVDVAYHGVDPTAFHPPTADEKARVAARLGLAGTSYIAFLGAKEPRKNVPSLIRGWVKAVHDRPNPPALVVAGGQGHDDDIDRAVAEVPGHLRLLRPGYLRYADLPGFLGGAMIAAYPSFGEGFGLPILEAMACAVPVLTTPRLSLPEVGGDAVAYTSEDPDQIAVDLVALLDDEPRRATLGKAGLDRAKEFTWESSAEVHIAAWQRARA, from the coding sequence GTGACTTCCGGTCCGCCCCGCGTACTCGTCGACGCCACCAGCGTCCCCGCCGACCGCGGCGGGGTCGGCCGCTACGTCGACGGGTTGCTGGGTGCGCTGGGCAAGGTGATCGGCTCCGAGGTGGAGCTTGCCGTGGTGGGGTTGCGCACCGACGCGGAGCGTTACAGCCGGATGCTGCCGGCGGCCGAGGTGGTCGCCGCGCCGGCCGCCGTCGCGCACCGGCCCGCCCGCCTCGCCTGGGAGCAGACCGGGCTGCCGCTGCTGGCCCAGCAGGTCGGCGCCGACGTGCTGCACTCGCCGTTCTACACCTGCCCGCTGCGGGCCGGCTGCCCCGTGACGGTCACCGTCCACGACGCCACGTTCTTCACCGAGCCGGAGCACTACGACAAGTCCAGGCGCACCTTCTTCCGCAGCGCGATCAAGACCTCGCTGCGCCGCGCCCACCGCGTGATCGTGCCGAGCAAGGCCACCCGCGACGAGCTGATCCGCCTGCTCGACGCCGACCCGACCCGGGTCGACGTGGCCTACCACGGCGTCGACCCGACCGCGTTCCACCCGCCGACCGCCGACGAGAAGGCCCGCGTCGCCGCCCGGCTGGGGCTGGCCGGCACCAGCTACATCGCGTTCCTCGGCGCCAAGGAGCCGCGGAAAAATGTGCCGAGCCTGATCCGCGGCTGGGTCAAGGCGGTGCACGACCGGCCCAACCCGCCGGCCCTGGTGGTCGCCGGCGGCCAGGGGCACGACGACGACATCGACCGCGCGGTCGCCGAGGTGCCCGGCCACCTGCGCCTGCTGCGCCCGGGCTACCTGCGCTACGCCGACCTGCCCGGCTTTCTCGGCGGCGCGATGATCGCGGCCTACCCGTCCTTCGGCGAGGGCTTCGGCCTGCCGATCCTCGAGGCCATGGCGTGCGCGGTGCCGGTGCTGACCACGCCGCGCCTGTCGCTGCCCGAGGTCGGCGGCGACGCGGTGGCCTACACGAGCGAAGATCCGGACCAGATCGCCGTCGACCTGGTCGCGCTGCTCGACGACGAGCCGCGGCGGGCGACGCTGGGCAAGGCCGGCCTCGACCGGGCCAAGGAGTTCACCTGGGAGTCGAGCGCCGAGGTGCACATCGCGGCTTGGCAACGGGCGCGAGCGTAG
- a CDS encoding TIGR03089 family protein, with product MVEVSADGIARMFAAAIRRDPTRPLLTWYDDATGERTELSGATLDNWVAKTANLLVDGAGLGEGDRAGVLLPPHWQTAAVLLGCWAAGVEVTAEQQPVDVLFAAEGRIAEAAGWSAGDRYALSLHPLALPMRDVPAGWQDYTVAVRAYGDVFAAYPRGASDWHPADPFGLVPGDRVLIDAGRHPDPRDWLLVPLAAGASIVLCGNLDRAKLADRIASEQVTRDLS from the coding sequence ATGGTCGAAGTGAGCGCTGACGGAATCGCCCGGATGTTCGCGGCGGCAATCCGGAGAGATCCGACAAGACCCCTTTTGACCTGGTACGACGACGCCACGGGCGAGCGCACCGAGCTATCCGGAGCCACTCTCGACAATTGGGTCGCGAAGACCGCCAACCTGCTCGTCGACGGCGCGGGGCTGGGCGAGGGCGACCGGGCCGGCGTGCTGCTCCCTCCGCACTGGCAGACCGCCGCCGTCCTGCTCGGCTGCTGGGCCGCCGGCGTCGAGGTCACCGCCGAGCAGCAGCCGGTCGACGTGCTGTTCGCCGCCGAGGGCCGGATCGCCGAGGCCGCGGGCTGGTCGGCCGGCGACCGCTACGCGCTGTCACTGCACCCGCTCGCCCTGCCGATGCGCGACGTGCCGGCCGGCTGGCAGGACTACACGGTCGCGGTCCGGGCCTACGGTGACGTCTTCGCCGCGTACCCCCGTGGTGCTTCGGACTGGCACCCGGCCGATCCGTTCGGTCTCGTGCCGGGCGACCGCGTGCTGATCGACGCCGGCCGGCATCCCGACCCGCGCGACTGGCTGCTGGTGCCGCTGGCCGCCGGGGCCAGCATCGTGCTGTGCGGCAACCTCGACCGGGCCAAGCTCGCCGACCGGATAGCCAGCGAGCAGGTCACCCGCGACCTCAGCTGA
- a CDS encoding coenzyme F420-0:L-glutamate ligase encodes MRLEVLPVEGIGDVRPGDDLAAAITGAAPWLRSGDVLVVTSKIVSKAEGSLVDVPVDGNERAVAREEVLRAETARPVARRGQTRIVQTHHGFVMASAGIDASNVDRAHLVLLPKDPDASARALRTTLRERHGLDVAVVISDTMGRPWRNGLTDVALGAAGIPAIRDHRGEVDPYGNELSITQMAVVDELAAAGELVKGKCAQVPVAVVRGYLDAPLPTADGDGAAVLVRGADQDLFSLGTAEARADGLRAAARLADTAPPPFPVLEDVDVQKALARALAAVRRSATTTFDTEPRRAAATGTGAEAATNAPRYRVVCRAEPTTTAAAAALIALGADVHRLRAALAAEGLPSTMETADDGQGTHVVVAVG; translated from the coding sequence ATGCGGCTCGAGGTGTTGCCGGTCGAAGGCATCGGCGACGTGCGACCCGGCGACGACCTGGCGGCCGCCATCACCGGCGCCGCGCCGTGGCTGCGCTCGGGCGACGTGCTGGTGGTGACGAGCAAGATCGTGTCGAAGGCGGAGGGGAGCCTCGTCGACGTGCCGGTCGACGGCAACGAACGCGCCGTGGCCCGCGAAGAGGTGCTCCGGGCCGAGACGGCGCGACCCGTGGCCCGCCGTGGGCAGACCCGGATCGTCCAGACCCACCACGGCTTCGTGATGGCCTCGGCCGGCATCGACGCGTCCAACGTTGACCGTGCGCACCTCGTGCTCCTTCCCAAAGATCCGGACGCCTCCGCCCGTGCCCTGCGCACCACGCTGCGCGAGCGGCACGGCCTCGACGTCGCCGTGGTGATCTCCGACACCATGGGCCGCCCGTGGCGCAACGGCCTGACCGACGTCGCCCTCGGCGCCGCCGGCATCCCCGCCATCCGCGACCACCGCGGCGAGGTGGACCCCTACGGCAACGAGCTCTCCATCACCCAGATGGCCGTGGTCGACGAACTGGCCGCAGCCGGCGAACTGGTCAAGGGCAAGTGCGCCCAGGTCCCGGTAGCCGTCGTCCGCGGCTACCTGGACGCCCCACTGCCCACCGCCGACGGCGACGGCGCCGCCGTCCTGGTCCGCGGCGCCGACCAGGACCTGTTCTCCCTCGGCACCGCCGAGGCCCGCGCCGACGGTCTCCGGGCCGCCGCCCGCCTCGCCGACACCGCACCACCTCCTTTCCCGGTGCTCGAGGACGTCGACGTGCAGAAGGCGCTCGCTCGCGCCCTGGCCGCCGTCCGCCGGTCCGCAACCACGACCTTCGACACCGAACCCCGGCGAGCGGCCGCGACCGGCACCGGCGCCGAGGCGGCAACAAACGCCCCCCGCTACCGGGTCGTCTGCCGCGCCGAGCCAACGACGACGGCAGCCGCCGCCGCCCTCATCGCGCTGGGCGCAGACGTGCACCGCCTCCGCGCGGCCCTCGCCGCAGAAGGCCTACCGTCCACGATGGAGACCGCCGACGACGGCCAAGGGACGCACGTGGTGGTCGCCGTCGGCTGA
- a CDS encoding bifunctional FO biosynthesis protein CofGH, translated as MIPTAPTPPTAASIRRALARAADGKALDQGEAADLMAARGDALDELLRIAGGIRDAGLRDAGRPGVVTYSRKVFIPLTRLCRDRCHYCTFATVPHRLPAAFLDRDEVVAIAREGAAQGCKEALFTLGDRPEERWPAAREWLDARGYDSTLDYVRASAIAVLEETGLLPHLNPGVLSWAELQRLKPVAPSMGMMLETTATRLWSDKTGPHFGSPDKEPAVRLRVLDDAGRVGVPFTTGILIGIGENLAERADALFAIRRTAREYGHIQEVIIQNFRAKPDTAMRGMPDAELLDLAATIAVGRIVLGPGARIQAPPNLIEGEYDLLLHAGIDDWGGVSPVTPDHVNPERPWPMIDELAARSAASGFTLRERLTIYPDYVQRGDPWLDPRLAAHVAALVDPATGLATEGAMPVGRPWQEPDEAFVPGGRTDLHATIDTTGRTGDRRGDFDSVYGDWSEIADRIAPEARSGPGERQPSDVLEGLRLAATDPAALLEERHESAAMALFTADGSALDELCRLADDVRRDTVGDDVTYVVNRNINFSNVCYVGCRFCAFAQRERDADAYRLSVDQVADRAEEAWAAGATEVCMQGGIDPKLPITAYAEMVRAIKARVPGMHVHAFSPMEIVTGAAKAGMSVRDWLETLRDAGLDTIPGTAAEILDDDVRWVLTKGKLPAATWVDVVSTAHELGIRSSSTMMYGHVDHPRQWLGHFRVLASVQDRTGGFTEFVALPFVHTNAPIYLAGIARPGPTWRENRVVHAMARLLLHGRLANIQCSWVKLGDEGTVAMLNGGCNDLGGTLMEETISRMAGSANGSARTVEQLKAIAAAAGRPARERTTAYGLR; from the coding sequence CTGATCCCGACCGCGCCCACGCCGCCGACCGCCGCGAGCATCCGGCGGGCGCTCGCCCGCGCCGCCGACGGCAAGGCGCTAGACCAGGGCGAAGCCGCGGATCTGATGGCCGCCCGCGGCGACGCGCTCGACGAGCTGCTGCGCATCGCCGGCGGGATCCGCGACGCCGGGCTACGCGACGCCGGCCGGCCGGGCGTCGTGACGTACTCGCGCAAGGTCTTCATTCCCTTGACCCGCCTCTGCCGGGACCGCTGCCACTACTGCACGTTCGCGACCGTGCCGCACCGCCTACCGGCCGCCTTCCTCGACCGCGACGAGGTCGTCGCGATCGCCCGCGAAGGCGCCGCGCAGGGCTGCAAGGAGGCCCTGTTCACCCTCGGCGACCGGCCCGAGGAGCGCTGGCCGGCGGCGCGCGAGTGGCTCGACGCGCGCGGCTACGACTCGACGCTCGACTACGTGCGGGCCAGCGCGATCGCCGTCCTCGAGGAGACCGGCCTCCTGCCGCACCTCAACCCCGGCGTGCTGAGCTGGGCCGAGCTGCAGCGCCTCAAGCCGGTGGCGCCGAGCATGGGCATGATGCTCGAGACCACCGCGACCCGGCTCTGGTCCGACAAGACCGGCCCGCATTTCGGCTCGCCCGACAAGGAGCCCGCCGTCCGGCTGCGGGTGCTCGACGACGCGGGCCGGGTCGGCGTGCCGTTCACCACCGGCATCCTGATCGGCATCGGCGAAAACCTGGCCGAGCGGGCCGACGCGCTGTTCGCGATCCGGCGCACCGCCCGCGAATACGGCCACATCCAAGAAGTCATCATCCAGAACTTCCGGGCCAAGCCGGACACCGCGATGCGCGGCATGCCCGACGCCGAGCTGCTCGATCTCGCCGCCACGATCGCCGTCGGCCGCATCGTCCTCGGCCCCGGCGCCCGCATCCAGGCGCCGCCCAACCTGATCGAGGGCGAATACGACCTGCTCCTACACGCCGGCATCGACGACTGGGGCGGCGTCTCGCCGGTCACGCCCGACCACGTCAACCCCGAACGCCCGTGGCCGATGATCGACGAACTCGCCGCCCGTTCGGCCGCGTCCGGTTTCACGCTGCGCGAGCGATTGACCATTTATCCCGACTACGTGCAGCGCGGCGACCCCTGGCTCGACCCGCGCCTGGCCGCGCACGTGGCGGCGCTGGTCGACCCGGCGACGGGCCTGGCGACCGAGGGCGCGATGCCGGTCGGCCGGCCCTGGCAGGAGCCTGACGAGGCGTTCGTCCCCGGCGGCCGCACCGACCTGCACGCCACGATCGACACCACCGGCCGCACCGGCGACCGCCGCGGCGACTTCGACTCGGTCTACGGCGACTGGTCCGAGATCGCCGACCGCATTGCGCCGGAAGCGCGCTCGGGGCCGGGGGAGCGGCAGCCGTCCGACGTACTCGAAGGATTGCGCCTCGCCGCCACCGACCCCGCCGCGCTGCTCGAGGAGCGTCACGAGTCGGCCGCGATGGCGCTGTTCACCGCTGACGGGTCGGCGCTCGACGAGCTCTGCCGGCTGGCCGACGACGTCCGCCGGGACACGGTCGGCGACGACGTCACCTATGTCGTCAATCGCAACATCAACTTCTCCAACGTCTGCTACGTCGGCTGCCGGTTCTGCGCGTTCGCCCAGCGTGAGCGCGACGCCGACGCCTACCGACTATCCGTCGACCAGGTCGCCGACCGCGCCGAGGAAGCCTGGGCCGCGGGCGCCACCGAAGTCTGCATGCAGGGCGGGATCGACCCGAAACTGCCGATCACGGCGTACGCCGAGATGGTCCGCGCCATCAAAGCGCGTGTGCCGGGCATGCACGTCCACGCGTTCTCACCCATGGAGATCGTCACCGGCGCCGCCAAGGCCGGCATGTCGGTCCGCGACTGGCTGGAGACGTTGCGCGACGCAGGCCTCGACACGATCCCGGGCACGGCCGCGGAGATCCTCGACGACGACGTGCGCTGGGTGCTGACCAAGGGCAAACTGCCGGCCGCCACCTGGGTCGACGTCGTGTCGACCGCCCACGAGCTGGGCATCCGATCCAGTTCCACGATGATGTACGGGCATGTCGACCACCCCCGCCAATGGCTCGGCCACTTCCGGGTGCTGGCGTCCGTGCAGGACCGCACGGGCGGCTTCACGGAGTTCGTGGCGCTCCCGTTCGTCCACACGAACGCGCCGATCTACCTGGCCGGCATCGCCCGCCCGGGCCCGACCTGGCGCGAGAACCGGGTCGTCCACGCCATGGCGCGCCTGCTGCTGCACGGCCGCCTCGCCAACATCCAGTGCTCCTGGGTCAAGCTGGGCGACGAGGGCACGGTCGCCATGCTCAACGGCGGCTGCAACGATCTCGGCGGCACACTGATGGAGGAGACGATCTCGCGCATGGCGGGCTCGGCCAACGGCTCGGCCCGCACGGTCGAACAGCTCAAGGCCATCGCGGCCGCGGCCGGACGCCCGGCCCGCGAGCGCACAACCGCGTACGGCCTGCGCTGA
- a CDS encoding sugar phosphate nucleotidyltransferase, which produces MHAVILAGGSGTRLWPLSRLHQPKFLHPLSGSPMSLLQATVERVAPLAGPEHTLVVTGAAHAAAVARQLAAVPEENILVEPSARDSCAAIGLAAALIARHDPQAIMGAFAADHLITNPGQFVDVVRQAVAGAERGLLMTIAIKPTRPETGYGYLACGEEVGPGPVRMVREFKEKPAYELAKHYVESGDHLWNAGMFVWRVDAFLAELQRQQPTLHEGLMRVAAAWDEPTRDEVLSVTWPTLTKISVDYAVMEGAAAAGKVGTVPGDFGWTDVGDFQTLGDVLPGDSRGNVVLGGGPDSGEKPGVLLRDTDGLVVVPQSGRLVAALGVSGLVIVDTPDVVLVCARERSQEVKQLVDELKARGDEGFC; this is translated from the coding sequence ATGCACGCCGTCATCCTCGCGGGCGGCAGCGGAACCCGACTGTGGCCGCTGTCCCGTCTCCACCAGCCGAAGTTCCTCCACCCGCTGTCCGGCAGCCCGATGTCGCTCCTGCAGGCGACGGTCGAGCGGGTCGCTCCGCTGGCCGGTCCGGAACACACGCTGGTGGTCACCGGCGCCGCCCACGCGGCCGCCGTCGCCCGGCAGCTGGCCGCCGTGCCTGAGGAGAACATCCTGGTCGAGCCCTCGGCGCGGGACTCCTGCGCCGCGATCGGGCTAGCCGCCGCGCTGATCGCCCGGCACGATCCACAAGCGATCATGGGTGCCTTCGCCGCCGACCACCTGATCACCAACCCGGGGCAGTTCGTCGACGTGGTGCGCCAGGCGGTCGCCGGCGCGGAGCGCGGGCTGCTGATGACAATTGCGATCAAGCCGACCCGGCCCGAGACCGGCTACGGCTATCTGGCCTGCGGCGAAGAGGTCGGCCCGGGCCCGGTGCGGATGGTCCGCGAGTTCAAGGAGAAGCCGGCGTACGAGCTGGCCAAGCACTATGTCGAGTCCGGCGACCACCTGTGGAACGCCGGCATGTTCGTGTGGCGGGTCGACGCGTTCCTCGCCGAGCTCCAACGGCAGCAGCCGACCCTGCACGAGGGCCTTATGCGGGTCGCCGCGGCCTGGGACGAGCCGACGCGCGACGAGGTCCTGTCGGTGACCTGGCCGACGCTGACCAAGATCTCGGTCGACTATGCGGTGATGGAAGGCGCGGCGGCGGCCGGCAAGGTCGGCACCGTGCCCGGTGACTTCGGCTGGACGGACGTCGGCGACTTCCAGACGCTGGGTGACGTGCTGCCGGGCGACTCGCGCGGCAACGTGGTGCTCGGCGGCGGCCCCGACTCCGGGGAGAAGCCCGGCGTGCTGCTCCGTGACACCGACGGGCTCGTGGTCGTCCCGCAGTCGGGCCGGCTGGTGGCCGCGCTCGGCGTGTCCGGTCTGGTGATCGTCGACACGCCCGACGTGGTGCTGGTCTGCGCGCGCGAGCGCTCCCAAGAGGTGAAACAGCTGGTCGACGAGCTGAAGGCACGTGGCGACGAGGGTTTCTGCTGA
- a CDS encoding acetoacetate--CoA ligase, with translation MSNEVLWTPPSDVRETSRIGHYLRWLERERGLAFADYEALRHWSVTDLAGFWSSIWDYFEVVAHTPPTETVGDRHMPGARWFPGATLNYAENVLRMPGRAGDDPAVIAHGQTRAPVTLSKDELREAVRRCAAGLRRLGVGPGDRVAAYAPNIPETYVLMLATASLGAIFSSCAPEFGTRSVCDRWQQIEPRVLVAVDGYRYGDKPVDRRAEVAAIRDALPSVEHLVMIDYLEPGAGSGWSELTAPTDEPLTFAAVPFDHPLYVLYSSGTTGLPKPIVHGHGGILLEHLKMLALHHDLGPADRFFWFTTTGWMMWNFLVSGPAVGATIVLFDGNPGAPSLDTLWALAQDSRMTYFGTSAPFLLACRKSALVPRADHDLTALRGLGSTGAPLPPEGFEWVYDAVSPTLQLQSLSGGTDVCTGFVGGVPLLPVRSGEIACRALGAAVEAYAPDGTPVLDQLGELVITEPMPSMPVGFWNDPDGSRYREAYFDVYPGVWRHGDWITINDHGGCVITGRSDATLNRGGVRLGTAEFYSVVEGLPEIADSLVVHLEDNEGGAGELLLFVVTADGRDLDGPLTAKIAKELRTALSPRHVPDAVYRITGVPRTLSGKKLEVPVKKILTGAPVEAAAAKGALANPESLAEFEKLARDGVS, from the coding sequence ATGAGCAACGAGGTGCTGTGGACGCCGCCGTCCGACGTACGCGAGACCAGCCGGATCGGCCACTACCTGCGGTGGCTCGAGCGCGAGCGGGGTCTGGCGTTCGCCGACTACGAGGCGCTGCGGCACTGGTCGGTCACCGACCTGGCGGGCTTCTGGAGCTCGATCTGGGACTACTTCGAGGTGGTCGCCCACACCCCGCCGACGGAGACGGTCGGTGACCGGCACATGCCCGGGGCCCGCTGGTTCCCCGGCGCGACGCTCAACTACGCGGAGAACGTGCTGCGGATGCCCGGCCGGGCCGGCGACGACCCCGCCGTGATCGCGCACGGCCAGACCCGTGCGCCCGTCACGCTGAGCAAAGACGAGCTGCGCGAGGCCGTACGCCGGTGCGCCGCGGGACTGCGCCGCCTCGGTGTCGGACCGGGTGACCGGGTCGCCGCGTACGCACCGAACATCCCGGAGACGTACGTGCTGATGCTGGCGACCGCCAGCCTGGGCGCGATCTTCTCCTCCTGCGCGCCCGAGTTCGGCACCCGCAGCGTCTGTGACCGCTGGCAGCAGATCGAGCCGCGGGTGCTGGTCGCCGTCGACGGCTACCGCTACGGCGACAAGCCGGTCGACCGCCGGGCCGAGGTGGCCGCGATCCGCGATGCGCTGCCCTCGGTCGAGCACCTGGTGATGATCGACTACCTGGAGCCGGGCGCCGGGTCGGGCTGGAGCGAGCTGACCGCGCCGACGGACGAGCCGCTCACCTTCGCGGCGGTGCCGTTCGACCACCCGCTCTACGTGCTCTATTCCTCGGGCACCACCGGCCTGCCGAAGCCGATCGTCCACGGGCACGGCGGCATCCTGCTCGAGCACCTCAAGATGCTGGCGCTGCACCACGACCTCGGCCCGGCCGACCGGTTCTTCTGGTTCACCACCACCGGCTGGATGATGTGGAACTTCCTCGTCTCCGGCCCGGCGGTCGGCGCGACGATCGTGCTGTTCGACGGCAACCCGGGCGCGCCGAGCCTCGACACGCTGTGGGCGCTGGCGCAGGACTCCCGGATGACCTATTTCGGGACGTCGGCCCCCTTCCTGCTGGCCTGCCGCAAGTCGGCTCTGGTGCCGCGGGCCGACCACGACCTGACCGCGTTGCGCGGGCTCGGTTCGACCGGCGCGCCCCTGCCGCCCGAGGGCTTCGAGTGGGTGTACGACGCGGTCAGCCCCACTCTGCAGCTCCAGTCGCTGTCCGGCGGCACCGACGTCTGCACGGGCTTCGTCGGCGGGGTCCCGCTGCTACCGGTGCGGTCCGGCGAGATCGCGTGCCGGGCGCTGGGCGCGGCGGTCGAGGCGTACGCGCCCGACGGCACCCCGGTGCTCGACCAGCTCGGCGAGCTCGTGATCACCGAGCCGATGCCGAGCATGCCGGTCGGCTTCTGGAACGACCCGGACGGCAGCCGCTACCGGGAGGCGTACTTCGACGTCTATCCCGGTGTCTGGCGGCACGGCGACTGGATCACGATCAACGACCACGGCGGCTGCGTGATCACCGGGCGCTCCGACGCCACGCTCAACCGGGGCGGCGTGCGGCTGGGCACCGCCGAGTTCTACTCCGTCGTCGAAGGGCTGCCGGAGATCGCCGACTCGCTGGTCGTACACCTGGAAGACAACGAAGGCGGTGCCGGTGAGCTGCTGCTGTTCGTGGTCACCGCCGACGGCCGCGACCTGGACGGCCCGCTGACAGCCAAGATCGCCAAAGAGCTGCGCACCGCCCTGTCGCCGCGGCACGTGCCGGACGCGGTCTACCGGATCACCGGCGTCCCGCGCACGCTGAGCGGCAAGAAGCTCGAGGTGCCGGTCAAGAAGATCCTCACCGGGGCGCCCGTGGAGGCGGCGGCGGCCAAGGGCGCGCTGGCCAACCCGGAGTCGCTGGCCGAGTTCGAGAAGCTGGCCCGCGACGGGGTCAGCTGA
- the cofD gene encoding 2-phospho-L-lactate transferase, with amino-acid sequence MHIVVLAGGIGGARFLTGVRAYARSTGAEVTAVVNVGDDVTMHGLRICPDLDSVMYTLGGAADPERGWGRVGETWAVKNELAAYAAEPGWFGLGDKDIATHLVRSQMLNAGYPLSAVTEALCQRWQPGVRVLPATDDRFETHVVVDLEGEKAIHFQEWWVRHRGDVPTKRFVFVGADTAKPAAGVLEALATADVVLVAPSNPVVSIGPILAVPGLRAALSAPVVGLSPIIGGRPVRGMADKCLAVLGVPCTAAAVGDLYGARANGGILDGWLVDESDAGAEVPGVTVRAVPLWMSDEQATADMVRAAVDLV; translated from the coding sequence ATGCACATCGTCGTTTTGGCTGGAGGTATCGGCGGGGCGCGGTTCCTGACCGGCGTGCGAGCCTATGCCCGGTCCACCGGCGCCGAGGTGACCGCCGTGGTGAACGTCGGCGATGACGTCACCATGCACGGCCTGCGGATTTGCCCGGACCTCGACAGCGTCATGTATACCCTGGGTGGCGCCGCCGACCCAGAACGCGGTTGGGGACGGGTCGGCGAAACCTGGGCCGTGAAGAACGAACTCGCTGCGTACGCAGCCGAGCCGGGCTGGTTCGGCCTGGGCGACAAGGACATCGCCACCCATCTCGTACGCAGTCAGATGCTCAACGCCGGTTACCCACTGTCAGCGGTGACCGAGGCACTGTGCCAGCGCTGGCAGCCGGGCGTGCGTGTGCTTCCCGCCACAGACGATCGCTTCGAGACCCACGTCGTGGTCGATCTTGAGGGCGAGAAGGCGATCCACTTCCAGGAATGGTGGGTACGCCACCGCGGCGACGTGCCGACCAAGCGCTTCGTCTTCGTCGGCGCCGACACCGCCAAGCCGGCCGCCGGCGTGCTGGAGGCGCTGGCCACCGCCGATGTGGTCCTCGTCGCCCCGAGCAACCCCGTGGTCAGCATCGGCCCGATCCTCGCGGTTCCGGGCCTGCGCGCCGCGCTGTCGGCCCCGGTCGTCGGCCTCTCGCCGATCATCGGCGGTCGCCCGGTCCGCGGGATGGCCGACAAGTGCCTGGCCGTGCTGGGCGTCCCCTGCACGGCGGCCGCGGTCGGCGACCTCTATGGCGCCCGCGCCAACGGCGGCATCCTCGACGGCTGGCTCGTCGACGAGTCGGACGCCGGCGCCGAGGTGCCCGGTGTCACGGTGCGGGCCGTGCCGCTCTGGATGAGCGACGAGCAGGCCACCGCCGACATGGTCCGAGCGGCCGTCGACCTGGTATGA